The sequence CTTTGGGTCAAATAATTTGAGTGGCATTGCCATGACTGAGAGGAGAGAAGACACTGACATGAAGATGCATGCCGCAATCATGTCAGCTGCAGCGCTGGTGGCAGCGTCATGTGCTGAGGTGGCGAAATCTGCCGGAGCTACCAGGGAGCAGGTTTCATCAGTCATTAATATGGGAATGGAGACTAGGGCACTGGGAGATTTGCTCACACTAACTACTAGTGCGGCAGCTTGTAAGATCATGAACCAGACCAGCTCATTTTCTCCGGATAACATAACACGAAACCATGGTTCTTGCTTCTGTAGGTCTAAGAGGGGTTGAGGGTCTTAAGATGCGGATAAGCAACTGTTCCTTGGAAGGCCGCATGAACAACCAGAAAGATGCCACACTATTTGTTCGTACACCCAAGGGTATAGCCAATTAACTCACAGTTTACAGATTGTTTATCCAATTATATTACTgcattttcaataatataatGTTTAGAGAGAAAATTTTGTGAATTCATGCAGGAAGGTTCCATAAGAGGATTGTTTCCGTGCACTGCAAGTATGACAATATAATACTAACATTAGGCAAGAAGGGTCATTTCAAAAGCTCTGAAAAATGTGAGTACTAAATGACATTCATCATTGTTTGTACATAAACAAATAGAATTCATACTAAGATAGGGTTGAAATAATGATGAGCTCTTAACAGATAAATTTTCATTACTTACCCATGAAAAAACATTCCAAGTTCCAACATAGCACAATGACAGACTCAAAAGATCTAGATGATACAATCATATAGTTAAACTATAAGATAGAAAATACAGTCACTTAAAGAAAGAACAAACCTAGAACTAACCCCACTTTGCTGAGCAGGAGGATATTAAAGATGGGTGAGCTGTCAGAACTATGACGCATTGTTTGTTGTTTCTTTCCAACAAATTGTCATACCATTTACCCACATTTTCCAGATGTAATTTTCCACGAACAAGGGGAGGGAGAAGAATTCAGGTATCCTACAGATAAACAAAGCTATTGTGCAATGAATCTCTCTACATCTGGTGGAACCATTCAGTTACTATTTGAAGACAATGAACAATACAACTCCTGGAGAGCATTCATCAGCTACCACATGAACCAGGGACGGATGCTATCTTACTGAGTGCCTAgttccaacttcctagcaacaccaACTACatgtatttattattttattgtacTCTCTAAGTTTGAAACCTATCAGTAACAAATATAGCGAAATAAAAACTTACAGTTATCTCACTAATGTAATCAAGGACGATGATTTGTCTCAAGGTATATTTTCTTAACATTTTGATCAGTAGTTATTTAGGATATCAAATTTGAGGCTCGGTGAACCTCATTGAACTGACATGTTTTTAAGTTTTTGTTAGCATTGGCATCACAACTGGCAATTTCTACAGTTGATTTGACAGTTTTTGTTTCTTATTACTTTAGACTAGCGTGGTGTCAAACTTTTGCAATTTCATCAAACTTCAAACTGACAAGACCAATTGTCAGCAACATTGGTCTAAGACCTCTAGATTGATACTTTTTGTATTTGTTTTTATCTCAATAAGGTAACAGTTTCCAGGCTACAGGAGTCGAAACTAAAACATAACAGCCCTACTCCTACCCTGAAACCTGCCTATACGAAGATGATGCCGTGCTCCTTAATGGTGTCAATCACGATCCCGAGCTTGCCCTCGATCCTCTCGTTCTTCTTGGGCTCATAGGCCatagcaaagacgtcggcgtccaTGGACCTCTCGGCGATGAGCCTCCCTATGGTCCGGCAGGCGTTGTCGTCGACAAGAGATGGGAGGGTGAGCCGGAGGTCCTTGGAGTTGGTGGTGGCGACGGCAATGACCTTGCTGGTGCCCCTGTGCATGACCTTTGCGTGCACGAAGCGCTTGGAGAAAAAAACATTGAGCAGGAAGGGGCGCATGTACATGTCCGTGCGCTGCTTCCACGACTTGCGGTTGGGCCGCTGCTCCGCCTCCCCGCGCGACCGCCGCGTCCACGCCGCACACACCACCGGGCTCTGCGGCGGCGGGTTGGCGATGGGTTAGATTAGCGCTACTGCGCAAAGACATCATCGCGGTAACGAATCGAATCGTAGCGTGCCGTTgcgttagagagagagagagagagagagagagagagagagagagagagagagagagagagagagagagagagagagagagagagttaagAAGGTTCGGACCTGGCGGTTGCCGGAGGCGGGAGGATTCACTAGTGGGTGGAGCGCGAGGCCAGGGGCTGGCGGGATGCGGGAGACGGCGATGGAGGCGGACCATGAGAGCGACGATGCGCTGAGAGAGGGGGCAGGGGAATGGCGCTGGGCCAGCATTGCTGTCGTGGGGTGGAGCGAGGCCATGGCAGCGTTGGGGATGGGGGAGGTGGGGGATGTGGGCGAACGGGACGGGGAGAGGAAGGGGGTTTCAGACCGTCTTATCCAGAATTCCAGACGCTGCGCGGCAGCAGAGATTTCTCCAGTAGCAGCGTTTTCAACTAGCTGTTCGTTGAGATAAAACACTGTAGCAGTGTAAAAGCTACACTGTAGTAATAGCTGACGTTGATCGCGCTTGCAGAGTATTTTACAAATAAGTGGAGCCctgttttcttactattattaaaACAGTTTGCGTTTAGAAAATTTTGTTTTCTGCTAAGGACATCAGCTAGACCTTAATTGGCCAAACATTCTCAGCTTGTAGGCAGCATTGTGACCTTGATTGGCCAAACAATCTCAGCTTACAGATTATGGGATTCACCATACATTCTCAGCTTACAGATTACGGGATTAGCTAGATATTCTCAGCTAGTCAGCCTACGTATTATGTGGTTGGCCAAACATTCTCAGCGTTCAGGTTACTGGAGGTCAAGACTGAATACAAGCTCGTAGTATTTTTGCGCGAAACAGACCAATTACTCTATCTCATCGTTGCTTGGCAGTGATGCAAAGTCCACTTACCAAGAAAACAATATGGAGGCGCACAATCAGCTACATTGTTACCGGCTCACAGCAGCAGCCCGCTGATCAAAAAGCCCCCTGGCCTCTAACAACAAATTATGGCTATTAATTGGCATAACCGAGACCGAGAGTTCACAGAACCTTATTCATTTTATTACATGTACAACTATGCCCACGCTCTTTACCTCCTATGAAAAACTTGCATCCCGAATCACCAGAAATTGCATTCCTCAAATGAAACTGGAACAGCAGTTCTGATCATATTGATGTCATGCATTGATTCCTGACCAAATATAATGCGCCGATAAGCTGCACTTGACTGATCATTCTTTGGACATTGGCGCCACATCCTAAATTTCTGATAGAGATGGCATCCACCAACTTGACATGTGAGATGTTTTCAGTGGCAAAATAGCCAAACAACATTGGATTAAACAGAGAATGAACACGATATACAGCAACAAATGGGTGGTGCTGAGGGCCTCCTCTTTTACCTTCTCTGTTGGTACCTGCTCAACAAAATTTCAATGTGGTCGAGTTACAAGGTCTACCCTCAAACACAAATGAGGGAAGCATTTCTACATCCTACAATTCTAGACTACCAATATACATACATGTATGGAAATTACCCAATGCCGCCATTAGTGCAAACCCATCCTCAAGCTTGTCAGATCAATGTGACCTCACCAAGCCAGCAGCTTTGCTCCAGCCAGCCATGATAAAGCTTGCAGCACATCTGTGCATGGTTGAGCAACTCAACCTATATCCTTGGGCTCCTGCCAGAGGCGATCTTGTCTCCTCTTGGTATAGGACAGCATCCCATCAACCATAATTTGCTCATCTATGTTCATCCGATATCTGTGAAATCCGAAAGAGGTTCTAACTCTTCAATACCAAGGAGACCAGAGTCACCCTGATCTGGGAAGAACTCGAGGGCGTCAAACTCTTGCAAGAGATCCTCAGAGTAGTTGAATTCATAATCGTTGATACCAAAGTCAGATAGGGAGTCACTAATGTGGAAGTCAGCTGTACTTGGCAATAGTTGAGCAggcatacagagaaaattactcatGGCAATTGGCCCTTCCTGATGCAATTCAGTAATCTTCTGGACTTTGGATTTGGGAGGTCTACCAGATTCCGATGCTGCTTTGTGCTTCCCTATAGACTTCAAACCAGATTTGTGGCGGGCAGCATCATTTATGTGGAAAGATGATGATGCCCAATGAAAACTTTCACCATCATAACAAGCTTCTGACGCTATCCTGCAAAGAAAAGTGAAAATGATGCTTAGCAGTATTTTGTGTAGCAGAGGTGAGCTAAATATTAGGAAAATCATGAAATCCAAAGAATGACTGTTTTATTTAAACTAATATAACGGCAACCGCCGCCACCATCATAACAGCAATGAAGACTTGCATCAACACTGACCTGAGTCGGTTCTCAGCCTGTCTACATGAAAGTTCAGATAACAATGATTGTTCCACTGGCTCTGGAGCCTGTTTGGATGATTCTGGTTCCAGTATGGATACATTTAGTACAGACGGGAAGTCTTCCTCATAGGCATGTTGATCTTTCAAGAAATCTAACTCTAATTCTAAATAATTCCGTGAGTATTCCTGGTTTCTTGACGGTGGTGGAATCACAGTTAGCGTAAACTTAGCCTGACCAGCTGCAAGGGCTTCCCTAACTAGATTGACGCTTGGTCTAAAGTTTACCATGGGCCAGTTCTCACTTGATCCACCAGGCTTATTCCTAAAACAGCAGGGATGACGGCAACATTTTGATCTCCATACAGATGAAATTACAGCCATGAAGTGTTTCTGGAGAAGCAATTCATTGTTGGGAAGTTCACTGGTCACATTCACCAACATCTGAGCTTGATCCTGAAAAAAAGATATAAAATACTAAATCAGATATTTGCAAACACAATAAGAGCTACTTTGGATATCCCCATGGGGATTGGagaggattgagggggaaatgaacCCCCACCCTCCAAAAACAATCCCCTCTAATCCTGAAGGGGAATGGTAGATCCAAAGGAGCCCTAAGCTTCATGCCAGCAGTAAATTGCAGATAAGTTTTATGCTTCATGCCAGCAGTAAATTGCAGATAAGTTTTAACATGACACAAGCAAAGTCACATGTTCTTCCTGTTTAATTGGATTGAAAATATGCTGGATGTTAGTAGTGCAGCAGCTTTAGGATGGGCAGATGTGAATAGCTGGGGCTGGGGTTAGAACAGGTTCTGTTTTGTGAAGCAAGCTGGCTCAGTGCTAAGTCGGTTTGCAAATCGACCTGCTTATTCCTAGCAGCTGGCCAGCTGTACACTAGCAAAAATAAAAttggctgctactactactagctGTAACAGCACCTGTCTTAGTGGTACAGTGTACAGACTCAAGTTGGTCACTTGCCTGACAGCATATATACTACCTTACTGACCAAGTATAAAAGGAACAGAGTTGCAGCTAGCTTTATAAAACTCAACCTGCAGGGGTAACACAGCCCCGGGGTATAATATTAAGAAGACCTCACGCaggagtcgaacccaggaccttCCGCTGCAGCCTGCAGCTAGCTTTAGGAGAAACTACTATCAATACTTAGCCAGATAGTGGTAAACACAAGGATTACTGTAACAGTCTCCCCCTAATCCTTGTGTTTCTCATTGATCCTGACCATTTCAATCCTTGCAATGAGCTCATAAAATCAAACTCGCCCTAATGCCTTTGTTAGAATATCTGCGAGCTAGTCTTTGGTGCTAACAAAATCAGCAGAAATGCTCCCATTCTCCAAGCACTCACGGATGAAGCAGAGATGCTCACTTCTTCAAGCATTCACGGATGAAATGGTACCAAATGTCTTGCTGAGTGCCACAGCGGACATGTTGTCCATTTTCAGTTTCCCTGTGGTAGCTTCCTTTCCTGTGAGAACGCCCAGTAACCATGCCAACAATTGGCTTGCCGCCATTGTTGCAGGAACATACTTTATTTCCCATGAAGACAGAACAACGATCCACTGCTTCATCGATTGCCAGCTGATCGGGTTAACACTGTGGAAGACTGAAGCACCATAGGTGCTTTTGCGTGAGTCAATGTCACCGACAAGGTCATTATCCATAGCTGACCAATTTAGCCTCTCCTATGCCACGAGGGTAGACGAGGTCATAGTCAATGGTGCTGTACATGAAGCGGCTGACATACACCACTGTGAACGCGAGATCAGGCCACATGTGGACGAGGTACTTCAGACTCCCAATGATCCGCCGGTACATGGTTGTGTCAACCTCCCCAGCCATGCTCTCTCGACTCAGCTTGAGCTGCTCCTCCATGGACCATGGATGTGGGTGATGGATTGCAGTTCCTCATCATAATGATGTCGAGGATGCGCCTCGTGTAACTCCCCTGATTCAAGGTAATACCATTCGAGCCTTGGTGTTGGTGTACCTCAATCCCCAAGTAGGAGAGGAGCCCAAGGTCACTCATAAAAAAATGTGCTTTCATCTCATCCTTGAACGGATTGGTCTCTCCTTGATTTGACCCGGTGATCACTAGATCATTGACGTAGATGCCAACAAGCAGACTATCGTCGTATCCATGCTCGTAGACAGCGTGCTCATGGGCACGCTGCTAGAATCCAAGTTGCTTCAAGGTGGCATCAAGGTGCACGTTCCATGCCACGGGGCTTGGCATAGCTCGTACAACGCCTTCGTCAAACACAGTATCTTGCCTTCTTGTCCGGCAATGACAAACCCTGATGTCTTCGGCACATAGACCTCCTCCAGCACTATGTTGAGAAACACCGACTTCACATCTATGTGATGAACAGGACACCCTTCATAAGCTACGAGTGTGAGGAGCAACCACAAAGATTAGAGGGGTGCAATAGAGGCGAAGACTTCATCAAAGTTGCTCTCGAGTTGCACCTACCCCTTGCCAACGATCCACAACATGTGCTTAATTATAGCGCTAGCCTCGTTCTTCAGCTCTTAGACCGAGCAGGCCGATTGGATGGTGGTCGTTCGGCAATACCAGTAGCTCCTAGGTGCCATTGCGTTCTACAACATCCATCTCCTTCATCACGGTGTGCCATGTCGTATTATGCTCAGCATCGGTCAAGGAGCTCGCCTCTCTTTCACAACAAAGCAAAGCTCACCTCAGTTGAAGTCACATGGCACATTGGTGTCTCATCATGAGATGTGTCCAGCCGCTCTTTGTCGTTGGGCGGTGATGAACTCAGGATCGGTTGGTGATTAATGAGTAGGTGTTGAAGTTGATGGTTGTGGAACTAGAGGCGATGTCAAAGCTAGAGTTGTTTGTGCCGAGTGCAAACCAGCTAGTAGCACCAAGTTAGGGGATGCTACTTCCCCTACAATTAGAGTAGGCACCATGAGGGTAACTTGTTTGATTGTCATGGTGATGCACGTGCAAGAGCTTGTCCACTGAATTGTAGGTGTGATAGCCATTGGCACACTCATCGTAGTTGATGAAGATCATGGGAGAGCGTGGGTGGTGGAGCTTCCGAAGTTGTGGGCGCACATCTTTAGTGCGACTGCTTAGTGAAGGGTGTGCATCGACGTTTGGTGGTGATGCACACGTCACCTAGAAGGTCATGCACCAACTCAAACCCAAGAAGACCAAACCGATCGTGTCATCTCTAGGCATCGGCATCGTCATCGTGGCGAGCAACAAGGTAGATAGGGTGTGAAACATCCAGGTGCAACACATGCAGGTTGTTGGAGCCACGTCACACCTTGGTGAATAGTTGCTACCGATCCCAGATGCGGAGCACACGATCGTCAATGTGGACCATGACATCGTTcacatcaa is a genomic window of Zea mays cultivar B73 chromosome 5, Zm-B73-REFERENCE-NAM-5.0, whole genome shotgun sequence containing:
- the LOC103627570 gene encoding 50S ribosomal protein L18, with translation MASLHPTTAMLAQRHSPAPSLSASSLSWSASIAVSRIPPAPGLALHPLVNPPASGNRQSPVVCAAWTRRSRGEAEQRPNRKSWKQRTDMYMRPFLLNVFFSKRFVHAKVMHRGTSKVIAVATTNSKDLRLTLPSLVDDNACRTIGRLIAERSMDADVFAMAYEPKKNERIEGKLGIVIDTIKEHGIIFV
- the LOC103627569 gene encoding VAN3-binding protein, which translates into the protein MCKDDNGNNMLNLNEEIKKRVEEIRALLSSGNVQRTGCQKYKTSHVNRMIVSPVAEWLKGKLMNIMQKGYVKREDKRLQTAQINAALSVAKLSTVVAGTIGNFTFGSNNLSGIAMTERREDTDMKMHAAIMSAAALVAASCAEVAKSAGATREQVSSVINMGMETRALGDLLTLTTSAAACLRGVEGLKMRISNCSLEGRMNNQKDATLFVRTPKGRFHKRIVSVHCKYDNIILTLGKKGHFKSSEKYVIFHEQGEGEEFRYPTDKQSYCAMNLSTSGGTIQLLFEDNEQYNSWRAFISYHMNQGRMLSY
- the LOC100216988 gene encoding uncharacterized protein LOC100216988; amino-acid sequence: MSIDDNAPSPELISDESPHHYSNKRKKIMSATEEDSNSRSLKKFKKTKSSFISELSPRPKEDLNDSDPKSVARTKSDGRLSIPCMPVKRVIVIKPERLKKKGIWSRDCASDSWTSEEDAVLCGTVHEYGPLWELASDFLHSLPGGSSYRGRYHHPLHCCERYRELFCKYAISATDNSNSEKAPSGTGKAVLRVSEDQAQMLVNVTSELPNNELLLQKHFMAVISSVWRSKCCRHPCCFRNKPGGSSENWPMVNFRPSVNLVREALAAGQAKFTLTVIPPPSRNQEYSRNYLELELDFLKDQHAYEEDFPSVLNVSILEPESSKQAPEPVEQSLLSELSCRQAENRLRIASEACYDGESFHWASSSFHINDAARHKSGLKSIGKHKAASESGRPPKSKVQKITELHQEGPIAMSNFLCMPAQLLPSTADFHISDSLSDFGINDYEFNYSEDLLQEFDALEFFPDQGDSGLLGIEELEPLSDFTDIG